In Arvicanthis niloticus isolate mArvNil1 chromosome 16, mArvNil1.pat.X, whole genome shotgun sequence, the sequence CCCAAACACACTCCGGTCCTTGTAGTCTGGAACCTTGATTCTTTTCATGAACTTGGGCACAGCCCTGTTTAAAGATGGAATGGAGGAGATGAGCATTTACCTCCTGAATTTGCTCACCCTCTTTTTTCACCCCCCTCCCCAATTTGATCCCTATCAATATAGAgactatttaaatgaaaataaagtggCCAGTTCAGTTTGGTAGTTGTAGTAGCCAAACTAAAGGCCTTACTGGGTCAGTATCTGCTACAATACATTACATGAGCATAGAATGCTCCCCGCCCCACTAATTATTGTACAATGTCACAGGAATGGTTTGTGGGGCGAAGTGCTTTTGGTTATCGAACCCAGAGACTCAGGAATCTATCTGGGCAATCGTTCTGctactgagccacgccccccaAATCTCTCTGATTCCTTTGTTTTGGTAAGACtttttcttattatgcagccCAGTCTGGTCTAGATATTTGAAACTCTGGAGCTGTAAAACCTGGTCAAATATCCTCATCTGGGGAATCTGTTAGCTCCTGTTCATCTTGAGAACGGCTGTCTGTCTGTTGTCCTCCGGGAGGATAATGGACTTCCTTACACAAAAAGggtacaggaagaggaagaggcaaaaATATGTAATACCCTATTAGGGACTTCTGATATGAGCTTGAGAAGCGACTTCCCATTTTTCCTAAAAGGGTATGAATCCCTTCTGGGTTCTTGAAGAGATCTGCATTGATTCACATAAAGGGATCTGGATAACGCTGAGTAAAAACCAGCAACAACACAAAGCTGACTGTCTTGTGGTACTGAAAACCTAGACCAGAGCTCAAATAGGGCACAACCTGAAGTCAAAATAAATTCCCCTGTCGATGACCCCAAAGCATACAGCATCTTCAGGCTTCTATGGGAAAGGGGACAGGCACAATGGGAGTTTTGTAAGACTCCCCAAGGCAGCCAGGCGGCCTGAAAGCTAGCCCGCCCCCAACCATATACCATATACAGCAGGAAACCCAGGTCAGGCATTTAAGGCCATCAGGCAGGTATCTGAGCTGACCCTTTGAGGGAGACCAGAAAGGGCAGAGCCAAACAGGAAAGGGACTTTGGGCAGAAGTGTTCCTTGCTGTCCGAGTTCTACAATGCCAGGCTTTTACATTTTGGTTTTGACTCACTGGAAAAACTGGCCAGAACTGAAGTAGGAGGGTGGACTTGCAGATTGTTTTGAGGGTTTGGGGAGAAAGGGGGTAGACAACCCTGAAAGGAGAATGTGAAATATGCAGTTTTAAATAGCAGTGAGGAAAATATTACTCTAACTAAGCACTGAGGGACACCGCAGAAAGCCAACTGCCTTGCCTTCTGGGTGCTTGCCCGCCGGCCGTGACATGCCACTCTTGATGGCGCTAGAAAAGGAAAAGCCAGAGAGTAGAGCCAGATTTGTATTTCCATAGGCACACGGTGCTGTGGCACAAGTATGTACAATGCTCGCTTTGTTGTGAGCGAAGAGACAGGCTGTGGAATGTGGAAAGAACACATTACGCTCCCCACTGAGAATCTGAAGCATTCTGGGATAAACTGGTCAATACGTATTTCTGTCATTCAGAACAAACAACTTCTGTATTTAGCGAGGAGGCTCATGGACCTGCCTTATGTAGAGAGGTGCTCTGATGCCACAGCTACAACCCATGGACAGCCCTAGGAGGGAGGAGTCAGAGAATCAAGGAGCAGTGGACCCTGCCTGAGACTACCTCAAGCCATTTTGGCTGGTCACAGGGTGTCCAGTGACAAGGGCTGCATCACTGTTTTTGTAACAATTGGACTGCAAGCATTCAGAGGATGGGTGAAAAGATTCAGGGACGCCTGTGACACTGCAGAAACACAGAGACCCGGATCCGGACACAGTTCTTGTTTTTGAACTGTGAGTAGTGGACAGAGATTATGGCCGGCCCACGACCCATCCAGCCTGACCGTCCACATCTTACACAATATACTGAAGGCTGAGTTTTCAAGATTATGCAGAGTTAGACCTCGAATACGTTtcgattttaaaatatatttgtttgtggtgggacatggtggcacatggctttatcctagtactcaggaggtagaggcaggtgaatctctgagttcaaggccagactggtctatataGTTATGAGTTCCAGGGCTGACAGAGCTACAAAAcagatagaccctgtctcaaaacagcaaaacaaacaaacaaacaaacaaacaaacagacagacaaacaaaccaaagcaaaaaaaaaaaaaaaaaaaaaaagctcaaacaGAAACATATATTTAAGATATTATAGCTAaccatttaaatttattaatccCTGGGTATTTTTGCCAGAGAGTCCCCCacagaaataaacaacaaaacaaaaaccctaaccttttttttttagcacaggTAGATTTTTGGGTCATGCTCAAAACCTGTCAATTAAAACTGACCATCAGAGTGATGGAGCATGATCGAGGGCCTGAAAGCAATCGTTCATGGAAAGGGCTGAAAACCCAACCAACCGGTTTTGCAGTTAAACTCCCTGAGGCACCGTGAGTGAGTTTCAGCAGTATTGAGAACATAGCCTCCAGGATGTGGAGACTGACTGCCTAAGGATGACAGAGGACAGAACGGTCACATGCTTAGAGCTGGGGACAACCTTAGGGAGCGTGATGGCATCACCCAGAGTGATGGCTCACTGCCCCACTTTGCTCTCTTACCAGCTGAAGCCATGTTTGTTAGAAGGTGTGTATTTTTCCAGCAGGGCTGTCAATTTCAGGAGCGAGTATTTCTGCAGTAGGTTCATCTGGGCCACAGACTGACAGTTAATCTGCAGAGACACAGAGTTCAGGCTCGGCCGGTGAGAACTCTGAAAACTGTGCCACCTCAATCTGTGCCTGcaagagaagagggcagaaggagTGAGCCGGGACCAATCTGATCGTCAGCTGCTCACAGGAGCTGAGAGCATTGACATTCCTTTCCCGCTTTTTCCCCACTGTAAAAGTCCTTCCTACATAACTGCCGAGGTTGGTTCCAGAGCATCACAGATATGTGGACTGAGCACGCTCAGGCTTCTTAGAGAGGATGGGCAGTGTCTATGCATATTGGGAGCACCCTCCCATTTAGTGCAAGTTTATAAGCTAGACTGCTTACAACAACCTGCGGGTAGTTCACGGTCATACTATATTACTAGGGTATAATGACAAGAGGACAGTTTTCTCCCCTGAGTATTTCTCTTGTTTCCTGGCAGAGTCTGAAGATTTAGAACTGCAGGAAAACCGAGTGTACATGCACTTTAACAATTTTAACCACTTCTAAATATGGTGGAATAAAGCCTGGTTATATTGTGCAAACACCACCACCTTTCAGGGTCCACTGTCTGCATCCTTCTCGATCCAAAATTCACACCCAGTTTACAATCCCTCCCCCCAATTTTTGGATTGTTGGGGTCTCATGGTTGGACACTGTCCCTAGGAATTCACAGGACTGTGAATGTCAGACTCAATCTTACCGAGCAGACCGTTCTTGACCCCCACCTTGGTCTGGAGCAAGAAGTAAGGCTCTTACCTATTGCACCTGGTCAGGGAAGCCCCCACCCCTGAGTCTCTTCTTTCGGGGATATCAGTGGGCTCTTCAGGCTCATTGAGGGAGTTGCCTGTGCTGTCCAGGTCACTGGGTGTCCTTCGGTCCTGGTCCACGTCTAGGTGTATCTGTTTTGGAGATGACGGGCAAGGAGACACGGAGTCCAGGGCTGAGTCCGAGTCCCCCTCGTCTGAGAACTTTTCAGACCACTGGTTGACTATCCGCTGCATCCCCTTCACGTGGTAGAGGATGTCATCCAGCTCAGGGAAGATGTCCTCATTCTCCAGGTCGGCCAGTTCTCCCGAGCTGGAGTAAAGGATAGAACCTGGTACGTTATCATAGATGCTCAGGCGGCTGCTCACAGAGCTGGAGGAATTGCGTCTCTTCAGCTCCTTAGGACTGTCCTGGCTGTTTTCTCTCCGTAGGCTGAGGTGGCCAGGGCCATGGAAGCTTCCAGTCCTCCAGTTCACAGAACTGTTTCCCGAGGGACAGAAACTGCCATTGGAGAGGGCCTTAGGGAAGGTGCCAGGCTTGTGATCTTCGGGAATGTAGAAGACTGTGTCCTCCGGGTAGCTCTCCCGGTTTTTATAGTTCTGCTTGGTCACGTTATTATAGGTGGACTGACTGAAAGGGTCGAAGCCCTCTAGATACATGCCCACCCGCTTGTTACAGGTGCTGAGGCTCCGTGTCCTGGTGATCGGGCTGGGTGTGCTGACGGCGCTGCTGGTCTCTGACTGGCTACTGCTACTGCTGGTCTGTGTGGAGTTAGACACACTCCTTTTCCGTACCATGGGCACATTGATGTGGTTGCCATTGAGGGCTGAGATCTCCACGCAGTTCAGCTGCTTCAGCTTCTCCTCGTCCATGCCCTCTTGCAAAATGGGGGCGCTGATGATCAACCCCAGCTTTGAAGGCGCCTtgtgcttgctgtggtgggagccCTTGAGCTTCAAGCTCTCCATCCGTTTCAGCAGGCTCCGTGTCTTAGATTTGGTGTTCTTCTCATGACCTTTCATGCTAAAGCTGAAGCTGGATAGTTCCTTGGGAGAAGGCAGGCTGGAGAAAGAGTCGTCGTTGCCTACAAAGTGGCCAGAGGAGGAGCAGACACTGATGACAGAATTGGTTCGGGGTGTCGTAGCATCCCCGCTGTGGGCCGCGTGGGTGGGGAcgctgctgctggtgctgctgagGCTTCGGACAGAGGACACCTCCTGGTGCTCGCTGAGATCTGTCAGCATGCTTTCGTGGCTTGCGGCGCTTTGCAAACGAGAGTTGTCTGGGGACCCAGGGATTGGATCCTGCTTTGGAGAAAAGACATCAAACTCCTCAAGCCGGGACCACCGCTTACTGTCCCTCTGGAAAGTCCACTTGCCACTTATGGCACAAGGTTCGTCTTCATCTGAATCCTCACtctgaaaacacaaaatgaagcCATTAATGTGCTGGCCAAGGATGGGGCAGGAGGCAGGACATAGGCTAAGGGCCAGGAAACAGCTCAAAGGATATTCCCAGTGCCAACTGCTCACTTCTTTTTAAGTAACAAAGATGGatttaaagactttatttttactttattttatttagcgAATGTGTTTGCCAGTATGTGCATATGGATGGATGTATATGGGTGAACCATGTTCAGAACACTACCAGTCAGAGTGAGttttctccttcaaccatgtAGGTACAGGACTCAGTTGTCATGCTTGGCAACAGGCCCACTGTCATTTTACCAGCCCAGAGGTAAAGACTTAAACAGAAGTCTGACCAAGTGTTGCCAGCTAAAcaagttatttttattgaaaCTCTGGATCTTTAGCCTTGTTCGTTAATCGCTCACAAAGGGGACCTCTGAGATTGGCGAAAATTCCAAGCATGCAAAATATTCTGAACTGGAACTGAAGTCAACAACCGAGGGACTCCCTCTGGATTGCCTCCAGTTTAACTGCCTGTTGACAGAGTGTGTTTATATATTCTTGcgtacaatttaaaaaaaaaaaaaaagaaaagaaaaaaagaaaaaaaaaaaactactttcaaACAGTAGAAAGAACCGGAGACCAGATCCAGTGAGCCATCACGTGCAGAGCACCTGACTATTCCCTTTCCGAAGAAAAATCTGAAGACACCACTCAGCAGCTCGCTATCCTTGCCGCTCTTGTGGAAAATCTCACAAGGCCCAGTCTGCTAAGACACTGAGTACACAGCATCACACACCGATGTGGAGACTCTCTGGCGAGCTCAGTGAATACCGGTTCCAGATCACTCACGTAAAAGGTTGAATTTCCCTGACTGTATACTCTCAACAGTCAGGAGTACACTCTTTGGGCGAATTTATTCCTCTTTACTCTAATTTTTGACACCAATTCCTAGCACTGCCTCGCCCTTTTCAAGGTCTCATAGCTCCCCTCACCCCAAACAACAATCATGTgaccactgccactgccactgtaTGGGAtttcctgctctggcttctttctccctggccccctgcccccaacccccatgaTCCACATCTCCTACAGTATCCCCCAAGCCAGCCTCCCCTTTCATCTTGACAGCTTTGAGATGGAGCTACTGTTCCAtccaggaaacaggaagaggtCCTAAAAGAATGTTAGCTTTATTTCCTCTAGGGAGCAATGTGAAATTCCTCTGGAGATTCAATAGGCTTCATGTTTTTAACCCACACGGTAGCCTCAGAGTTCACTGGGAAAAGTAACAGATGATTTCTTCAAGTCCAGAACAACAGATAACAACCATCCATTGCTGACTCCAAATATGGGTTTTAACATGCAGGATGGACAAACAGGACCTTTCACAGAATGTAAGGTCCTATCTGGGTTTGTGCGTTTTgctgttcctgcctctgcctccaccctccctccttccctgccccccacccccacccccgttgtGCACTTCTGGTACTCACTCGCTTCCGGTGAGGACTAATCTCCAGCTTCATGACAGCACACTTGTTTAGAGTATTTAATCGCCTACAGAGCAGAGAAAGGAcatgagcaaagaaagaaaggtatgAATGGGCAGGCAAATATGTCTTCTGAACAACTGACATATGACGGGCCTCTCTGAACTCATTTCTAGTTTAGACAAGTACGCCACACTTCCGTTA encodes:
- the Dlc1 gene encoding rho GTPase-activating protein 7 isoform X3, coding for MCRDEPDTMILTQIEAKEACDWLRVTGFPQYAQLYEDLLFPIDIALVKREHDFLDRDAIEALCRRLNTLNKCAVMKLEISPHRKRSEDSDEDEPCAISGKWTFQRDSKRWSRLEEFDVFSPKQDPIPGSPDNSRLQSAASHESMLTDLSEHQEVSSVRSLSSTSSSVPTHAAHSGDATTPRTNSVISVCSSSGHFVGNDDSFSSLPSPKELSSFSFSMKGHEKNTKSKTRSLLKRMESLKLKGSHHSKHKAPSKLGLIISAPILQEGMDEEKLKQLNCVEISALNGNHINVPMVRKRSVSNSTQTSSSSSQSETSSAVSTPSPITRTRSLSTCNKRVGMYLEGFDPFSQSTYNNVTKQNYKNRESYPEDTVFYIPEDHKPGTFPKALSNGSFCPSGNSSVNWRTGSFHGPGHLSLRRENSQDSPKELKRRNSSSSVSSRLSIYDNVPGSILYSSSGELADLENEDIFPELDDILYHVKGMQRIVNQWSEKFSDEGDSDSALDSVSPCPSSPKQIHLDVDQDRRTPSDLDSTGNSLNEPEEPTDIPERRDSGVGASLTRCNRHRLRWHSFQSSHRPSLNSVSLQINCQSVAQMNLLQKYSLLKLTALLEKYTPSNKHGFSWAVPKFMKRIKVPDYKDRSVFGVPLTVNVQRSGQPLPQSIQQAMRYLRNHCLDQVGLFRKSGVKSRIQALRQMNESTEDYVNYEGQSAYDVADMLKQYFRDLPEPLMTNKLSETFLQIYQYVPKDQRLQAIKAAIMLLPDENREVLQTLLYFLSDVTAAVKENQMTPTNLAVCLAPSLFHLNTLKRENSSPRVMQRKQSLGKPDQKDLNENLAATQGLAHMIAECKKLFQVPEEMSRCRNSYTEQELKPLTLEALGHLNSDQPADYRHFLQDCVDGLFKEVKEKFKGWVSYPTSEQAELSYKKVSEGPPLRLWRSTIEVPAAPEEILKRLLKEQHLWDVDLLDSKVIEILDSQTEIYQYVQNSMAPHPARDYVVLRTWRTNLPRGACALLLTSVDHDRAPVAGVRVNLLLSRYLIEPCGSGKSKLTYMCRADLRGHMPEWYSKSFGHLCAAEVVKIRDSFSNQNTETKDTRSR
- the Dlc1 gene encoding rho GTPase-activating protein 7 isoform X2, whose translation is MGDPEGHVMARPLRGPLRRSFSDHIRDSTARALDAIWKNTRERRLAEIEAKEACDWLRVTGFPQYAQLYEDLLFPIDIALVKREHDFLDRDAIEALCRRLNTLNKCAVMKLEISPHRKRSEDSDEDEPCAISGKWTFQRDSKRWSRLEEFDVFSPKQDPIPGSPDNSRLQSAASHESMLTDLSEHQEVSSVRSLSSTSSSVPTHAAHSGDATTPRTNSVISVCSSSGHFVGNDDSFSSLPSPKELSSFSFSMKGHEKNTKSKTRSLLKRMESLKLKGSHHSKHKAPSKLGLIISAPILQEGMDEEKLKQLNCVEISALNGNHINVPMVRKRSVSNSTQTSSSSSQSETSSAVSTPSPITRTRSLSTCNKRVGMYLEGFDPFSQSTYNNVTKQNYKNRESYPEDTVFYIPEDHKPGTFPKALSNGSFCPSGNSSVNWRTGSFHGPGHLSLRRENSQDSPKELKRRNSSSSVSSRLSIYDNVPGSILYSSSGELADLENEDIFPELDDILYHVKGMQRIVNQWSEKFSDEGDSDSALDSVSPCPSSPKQIHLDVDQDRRTPSDLDSTGNSLNEPEEPTDIPERRDSGVGASLTRCNRHRLRWHSFQSSHRPSLNSVSLQINCQSVAQMNLLQKYSLLKLTALLEKYTPSNKHGFSWAVPKFMKRIKVPDYKDRSVFGVPLTVNVQRSGQPLPQSIQQAMRYLRNHCLDQVGLFRKSGVKSRIQALRQMNESTEDYVNYEGQSAYDVADMLKQYFRDLPEPLMTNKLSETFLQIYQYVPKDQRLQAIKAAIMLLPDENREVLQTLLYFLSDVTAAVKENQMTPTNLAVCLAPSLFHLNTLKRENSSPRVMQRKQSLGKPDQKDLNENLAATQGLAHMIAECKKLFQVPEEMSRCRNSYTEQELKPLTLEALGHLNSDQPADYRHFLQDCVDGLFKEVKEKFKGWVSYPTSEQAELSYKKVSEGPPLRLWRSTIEVPAAPEEILKRLLKEQHLWDVDLLDSKVIEILDSQTEIYQYVQNSMAPHPARDYVVLRTWRTNLPRGACALLLTSVDHDRAPVAGVRVNLLLSRYLIEPCGSGKSKLTYMCRADLRGHMPEWYSKSFGHLCAAEVVKIRDSFSNQNTETKDTRSR